Below is a genomic region from bacterium.
TCGAGTGCCAGGGTCATTGGTAATGAAGCCGTTGGTATTAAACCCTTTAATAACAAGCATGTGGTAAATTGGGCCTGGTGGGGTAAAGTTTGGGTTGCCAAGCATCTGGCCGTTGGCAGGCAAGATTACCAATTTGTCGTCAGTTAAAGCCCGTTTAATGGCTTCTTCGGACATATCGACCAGCTCTGCTTTTAGGTCAAAAGCTTCCCTGAGCATTTTAACCATTTCGCTATTGTTGATGCTTAAGTAGTAACCGTAATTATCTGTCTGCCACTGGGTGAGTTCGCTGATTTTAGTTTCTACGTAACTTGCTGGCAGGGAAGCGATGTCGTTAAAATATGCATACGCCATTATGGCAGAGGCTTCTTCGCAAGCTTCGTTGTGCAGCTCGTCCCAGTTGGCCGTTGGTGCCTGAGGTGTAAACGGAACATCTAAAGCCAGAGTGGGAGGGATTGGCTTAATGGGCTCAGGTTGGGGTACCGGCTTTTCTTCGACCATGGTACTGGTTGCTGGCTGCTGTACCTGCCAGCTTGCTTCCTCGCGGTTGTATAAATTTTTATTAATGAGATATCCAATACCGAACAATAGCATTATTGTTACAACAATGAGCAATGGTTTTCTATGCGATTGTTGCGGTCTGGTAATCATGGCTATAAAATATCTGACTTTTGAATGGATATGAATTCTCCCGGGGCCAAGTCTGGTGGCATAGTGTATTTGTTGATCCTTACACGCTTGAGGTTATGTACGCCCAGGCCAACGCTGTTAAACATTCTTCGCACCTGGCGCTTTTTGCCTTCGTGGATAGTGATGTAAATTTTCCCGGAGCGCACCTTAACTTTTGCTTCGCGGGTTAAGCCGGTCGGAAGATCTACGCCATTCTTCAGTCTTTCCAGTTGGACTGGTTTTGGTTCGGTGTCCGGAATGACTTCGTATTCTTTTTCGTGCTCGTAACGGGGGTGGGCGAGTTGTTCGGTAAGGTCGCCGTCGTTGGTAAGAATCAATAATCCTTCGGTTTCAAAATCGAGACGGCCAATGTTGTGAACCTTGGTTCGAATATCTTCCGGCAAGAAAGAAAAAATTGTTTTTCGTCCCTGAGGATCACGCTTGCTGACTACTGTGTTCCTTGGTTTATTTATCGCTATATACAGCTTTTCTGTTACAGGTTGGACCAATTTTCCGTAAACTTTGACTTCGTCTTTACTGGGATCGACCTTATCTCCTAATTTGGCCTTGCGCCCGTTAATAGAAACCTGGCCAGATTTAATAAACTCCTCGGCCTTGCGGCGAGAAGCAACCCCAGCTTCGCTAATGAATTTTTGGACTCGTTCTAGCATTACTTCTATATTATGTGCTTCAATTATAGCTGTTATAGCTTGAAATTTCTAGTTAAATATGGTACGATTGTGTTCATGCACCCGTAGCTCAGCTGGATAGAGCGTCCGCTTGCGGAGCGGGAGGTCATAGGTTCGAATCCTGTCGGGTGCACCACGAAAACGCCGTTAGGCGTTTTTTTATTGACATAAAGGTTTAATTAGTATACTATCGGTAGTTGAGAAGGAGGACTTATGCTTAATTTTGTTAGAACTCTGATAGATAATTTTGCACTGACGGTTTGGGGTGTGATCGTCATATTTTTGTTTTTCTTTTTTTTGTTCGGCGGATATTTTTTTCAAAATAGTACAGCCGCGGCAAATGAGGTTAAGAAACTTAATTTTAGCAACGTCGAGGTGGTAAACACTCATTGGATGGCAGCATCGTTCTGGTGGTGCAATCGAGGCGATATCGTACGGTACGATTTAGTCGCTACGGACCAAGCTGGAAAACGAACCAATATGTACGTCTGTCAATCCATAGGCGGCAGTTACCAGATTACCGTGGAGTAATCTAAAAATGCAGTTGCAGGAGCAACTGTTTTTTATTGATTTATTAAAGAAATAGTCTTTGTTATACTGAATTTATAGAGATATACATGCTATGAAAATAATTGTGATAGCAAAAACAGCAGCAAGAGAAGACAAGATTGAATCCATCACCCAGCCTGCTTTACGGCTAAGCGATTATAAGCCTCAAACGCCAGTTTATAAGGTATGGGTAAAAGCCTTGCCTGTCCACGGAAAATCAAACGTGGCCATTTCTAAACTTTTAGCCAATCATTTTAAAGTTAATGCGTCTCGGGTCCGTTTGGTAGCCGGGCGCGCGAGTAAACAAAAATTATTTGATATCGACATTGATAGCTAGAGTAAAAATCAGGTTCCAGATATAAAAATTCTTAAAACAAAAAATCAAGCAATGGAAAAAAGTAAAAAAACATCGAGCTATTGGAGCCTTTCCGTACAGGACACGACAGAACTCTTGGTTACCGATATCACAGACGGACTTTCGGAAGAGGAAGCTGCTGCGCGTTTGCAGAAGTATGGCCGCAACGCCATTGAGCATGGCAGGCATTTGAGTAAATTGAGAATAGTGCTCAATCAGTTTAAGAGCCCCTTGATTATAGTCTTATTGATTGCCGGGGTGGTGACTTTGCTCATAGGCCATTACAAGGATTCTATTTTTATATTCATCGCCGCCGTTGTTAATACTATTTTAGGATTCTATCAGGAAAACAAAGCGGAGAATGCTTTAGCAAAACTGAAAACTTATCTCAAGCAAGAGGCTCGGGTAATGCGCAATGGCGAAGAAAAGCAGATCGATGCCAAGGACGTAGTAGTAGGGGATATTATGTTGCTGTCGCAGGGCGACCGCGTCCAAGGAGATGGCCGCATTGTTTTTGTTAATGATTTTCAGGTAGATGAAGCTGTGTTAACAGGCGAGTCGTTGCCTGTTACTAAATCGGCCGAACCCGTTGCGTTCTCCGCAAGCATTTCCGACCAAGATTCGATGGTGTTTGCAGGAACGTTGGTTACTCAGGGGTATGCAACTGTTATTGTGACCGATACCGGTTTGCAGACAGAGCTGGGAAAGATCTCTTCATTGCTCGCAATTTCCAGTTCTGAGCAGACACCGTTGCAAAAAGCGGTATATAAATTTAGTATCTATTCGAGCATAATTTTGGGCCTCCTTACATTGGTAGTTTTTGTTGTCGGCATATTGGTCGGTTACTCGCCTTTGGATATGTTTTTAACGTCTGTGGCGATTGCTGTATCTGCAATACCAGAAGGCTTACCAGTTTCTATGACTGTGATATTGGCGGTTGGGGTGGAGCGTATGGCTCGACGCAAAGGAGTGGTTCGTAAATTAGTGGCTGCCGAAGCGCTGGGCGGAACCACGGTAATATTAACTGATAAAACCGGTACTTTGACGATGGCGAAGATGGTGATGTCGCAGCTGATCTCTGTTGCAGTACCGGCAAAAAAATTATTAAGTTATGCTCTGAGCAATGCAAATGCGATAGTGGAGAATCCGGAGGACGCGCCAGAAAAATGGCGTATAGATGGGAGGATTATGGAAGCAGCTCTAGTGCGCGCTGCAGCGTCGGAGGGTATGAGTTACAAGCAAATTCTATCTAAGCGCAAGGTGCTGCAGAGTTGGCCTTTCAATTCCTCTCAAAAATACTCAGCTACATTGATCAAAGATGGCGGCAGAATTCTGTTAATCGTATTAGGGGCCCCAGATGTCTTAATCCATTATTCACAAGCAACCGCCAAGCAGAAAAAGCAGTTAACAGAACAGATAAGCAGCCTGGCTTTTTCTGGAGAGAGGGTACTAGGCTTGGCAAGCAAAGAGATCAGCGATAAGGAGCAATTAGAATTGCTCAAGAAGCTGACTCTTAACAATCTTAGCTTTGACGGCCTGATTACGTTTAAGGATCCTATTCGTCCGGGTATTAAGTCGGCTATTGCGAGGGTAGCGAGAGCCGGGGTTAAAACCGTCATTCTTACAGGGGATCATCAAGGTACTGCAGTTGCGGTTGCAGAGGAGATAGGTCTGGAAATGAAAGAAGGCTCTGTTTTGGATGCAAGTGAGTTAACTGGGCTTAAAAAGCAACAGCTGCAAAAAAGGCTGCCGTATCTAAAGGTAATTTCTCGGGTGACTCCATTCGATAAATTGCAGATAGCGAAGCTCTTACAGGAGTCCGGAGAAGTGGTAGCTATGACCGGGGATGGAATTAACGACGCGCCCAGCATCAAGCAGGCTAACGTGGGCATAGCAATGGGTTCTGGTACAGAGGTGGCGCAGAGCGTGGCGGATTTGGTGCTGTTGGATGATAATTTTGAGACGATAGTGGCGGCCATTGAAGAGGGTCGACAGATAATCGGCAATATTCGCAAAGTGCTCGTGTACTTGCTCTCGAATGTTACAGACGGGCTGATTCTTATAGGCAGCTCTTTACTGCTAGGCTTGCCCTTGCCTTTAAATGCCTTGCAAATTTTATGGGTCAATTTTTTTGCCGACAGTTTTCCGGCTGTGGCTTTTGCCTTTGAAAAAGATGGGGATCATTTATCGGTACCTCCGCGCAACCCCAACGCTGGCTTGTTCGATCCGCTTATGAAGTTTTTGATAATCGTTATAGGGTTCTCTACAAGCGCTCTATTATCTGTATTATATTTCGTGTTGACCCGAGCAGGATTAGAAGCGGAATTGGTAAGGACTTTCATTTTCGCCGCCTTCGGAACGTATACTTTGATTCTGGCTTTCTCGGTGCGCAGCTTGGAGCAAAGTATTTTTTCTTACCCGCTGCTGTCGAATAAATATCTCAATAGCGGGGTTTTGATAGGATTCGTGCTTATGGCAGCGGCTATCTATCTCCCTCCGCTGCAAAACCTGTTCGGTACAAAATCACTTTCGGCTGTATGGATAGGAGGAGTGCTAATGGTCGGAATACTGAATATATTGCTGATTGAATTGGCGAAGTATTTTTTCCGCCGAAGAAGGTAGTGACGAATTCACAGTTTTTTTGTTAAAATACCTTGGTATATGGCTCCGTAGCTCAGTTGGATAGAGCAGGGGACTTCTAAGCCCAAGGTCACTGGTTCGATCCCAGTCGGAGCCACCAGAATAAAAAACACGCCATGAGGCGTGCTTTTTGTTTGATTATTAGTTTTGCGTCTTAATGTGTTCGATTACTTCTTCTGCTGTTTTGTATTCGTACAACTCGGCACGGAGTTCTGCGGCGTTATCAAAGCCATGTATGTAGGCTTTAAAGTGGCGCTTCATGACGTCGAATGGTTTTAGTCCAGTAAAGATTTTCCCGTACAGTTCTACATGTTCCAGCAGGGCTTGCAGCTTTTGAGGCTTGGTTATTTGTAAAGATTCTGGTTTGCCGGCGCGTACAGATTCCTTTTCTGTAAATAGCCAGGGGTTTCCAAAAATTGCCCGGCCGAGCATTACGCCATCGCAGCCGCTGTCTTGCGCTCGCGCCGCGGCTTGGGTTAAATTCTCAACATCGCCATTACCGATAATGCGAGGCCGGTTTTGGTTAGTTGTATTGTCGTGGATGAATTTTACAATCTCCGGCATCAGTTCCCAGTGCGCCGGGACTTTAGACATCTCTTTGCGAGTGCGCAAATGTACGCCGATCGCAGCAGGTTCGGCCTCCAGTAATTTTTTTATCCAGCTTTCCCAATCTATTACGGTGTCACCAATGCGGATTTTTACCGAGATAGGAACATCGCGTAGCTCTTCGATGTTTTTCAAATTCTTCATGGCATCCTCGTAAGTTTGGCCTTCTTCTGCTGCCCAACCGAGTTTAGAAGCAATGACTATTTCTTTGGCTAAATCCGGCGTGCGGTACAAAGCTGCGCAAGAGCCGCCTTTTATAATATTCTTATCAGGGCAACCCATGTTAATATCCATGCCGTCAAAGCCAAGCTTGCGGCACAATTTCGCAGTTTCAAAGTACTTTTCTGGTTTCGTTCCAAACACTTGCGCGACAATAGGATGCTCAGTCTCGGAAAACTGTAGATGATGCAGGAGCTTTTCGCGGCCGGCGCTCATCAGCCCGTCGGTAGAAGTGAATTCGGTATAAAAGACATCCGGTTTGCCATATTTGGCAATGATAATTCGAAAAGCCGCGTCCGTGACATCGTACATAGGCGCGAGCGCGAAAAACGGTTTAGGTAAATTTTTCCAAAAATTATTCATCAATCGTTGATAGTGATTCTATACCAAGACAGTTTACCTTAAAATGGCAAATAAAAAAAGCAGCTGGAGAGCTGCTATGAGTTTAGTTGTACCTTATGAACATTCCTCCCACAAATGAATTTTTAGGGAAGTGTCCGGAATGGTAATTAAGCACTCGTGTGTATTCAAACATCGGCCCGATGCAGATTTTGTCAAATCTATAGCCGGCGGCAACCTCTGTATTAAAGAGACTGCGTCCTCCGGAGATTACGGCGCCAGTGTCGAAGATCAGCTGTGTCTTGTTTTCCCAAATAGTACTCTTGTAATTTACTTCGCTTGCTAAGCCGCTGGCCCAGGTAAATCCTGGGTGAAACCTTTCCGTTGCAGGAGAGTGTAGATCGTAGATATAGGGCCGGTTGCGAAAGCCATTGCCGAGCGGGAAATAATAGTCCACTCGCGAGTAAGGTTTAAGCTGGTATTGTTCCTTATGGAATTTTTTCGACACTTCGATGCCAGTTCGTCCGAGGCTACGGAAGCCGGTAAATGTAAATTCCAAATCGCCGGTGATGGCAGATTTGTCGGTTATCTTTTGCGAGGCTTCGGCACGGAAGTTGAAGTATTGGTCGTTATGCGAGCGTTTGGTTGTAAACCCGGCTGTGGTTTCTAGAGTGTATTCTCTGGTAGTAGAGAAGTTTTTGAAACGGGCTCTGTAAGCGTTAACGGGCGACTCAATGAGTTCTGCTTTGTTGCCGGTTTCCACTTTGGATCTAAACGAGGCTTCCCAGCCAAATTTCCACTCCCGCTTAAGAGACTCGGAATGGGGAGGTGGAGCAGCAGAGAATTCGCTTTGAGCAAAACAGGTGATGGTTGAAATCAAGATTAGCAAAAAACTACACAGAACGGCGGGTGCTTTCATTTTTTCCTCCTGGGGTTTGGGTAAAACTAGGCTTTATTATATCCCTCTTGTAAATTTGCGCAAGTAAAAAAGCGCCTAGCGGCGCCTAATTTATAGTAGATTATTTTTTATTATGGAATTTTTTATGGACCTCTCTTAATTGCTGGTTAGTAACGTGGGTATAGATTTGAGTAGTAGTAATGGAGGCATGTCCTAGTAAAGTCTGAACACTGCGAATGTCTGCACCATTTTGGAGGAGATCGGTAGCAAAAGAATGGCGGAAGGTATGCGGAGTTACTTTGTGCATTATTCCGGCCAGTCCAGCATATTTTTTTACTAAACGCTGCACACTGCGCGCAGTTAAGCCTGGTACGGCATCGCGTCCGCCGCCGATGCTTTCCATTTGCTTTTCGACGGTATTGCCGATCTTGGAATGACTTACGAACAAGGCAGGGTTATTGTCATGGCGCTTGATAAGGTACATTTGAATAGCTCGAATCGCCTCCGGTGACATGAATACCAAGCGCAGCTTGTCGCCTTTGCCGCGGACGGTGAATTCGCCGCTATCAAAGTTTAACTGTTTTATTTTTAGCTGGACTAGTTCAGAAATACGCACCCCACTAGAGAAGAGGAGTTCCAAGATGGCTTTGTCGCGCAAACGCGCTACTTCTAGCTCTTCGTGCTTGGTTGCGTCTTTGATGCGTTGCACTTCGTCATTGCTCATAACTGGCACTTCCCGTGAGGGTGTTTTGGCTAATTCGATTTTTTCGGCCGAAAGGGTGTCGATGTCTCGCTTGGCTAAATACTTTAAAAAAGCCCTAACAGCGATTACATGATAGTTTTGGGTGACCGATTTTAAGGCTCTGCCGGTGCGTTCATCTGTAAGCCGGTTCAAAAAGAGGCGATAGGAGCGCACGGTATCTAAAGTTATCTGCTCAGGCTTAGCAATACCATTTTCGTGGCAGAAAGCTGAAAAGCGCACCAAGTAATGATGGTAGTTTTGAATAGTCAGACGAGACTTATTTTTTTCAATTTCGCAGTATTCTAAGAACTCTTGAATATGCCTATCGATGTTGGATAGGGGATGGGGCTTCTTGTCCTGCTTTTTGGTCGTAGTTTCGTTACTGTTTCTCTGTTTTTTTATGCCATTGGCCATGGGTTTTTTGATTTTGGTTTCTTATCGGCAACCTTTATCTATATTATACCACCATTCCTATCCGCGTCGCAAAATATTCGATTGTACGACAGAACTAAAATGATTAGTAAATTTTAAAAAAATCATGAGTTTGTTATGATTAATTTATGAACAGCGAGATAAATAGAATTCCGGGAGATGTTGATGCAGCCATATCAAATGAGACCGCTCAGGAGTCCAAGGTAGAGCAGAACAGGGACGTAATAGAGTTTTTTAACCTGCCCTTTGCAGACGAGGAGGTTGCTGCGAGTTGGGATTCTTTTTCACGCCTCAGAGAATCTGCCATTCCTCCCGTTAAGAATTTGTACACTAAAGATTTTGAAAATTGTTCTTTTAAGATAGATGTAAAGAATTTTGGCGACGTGGAGATGATATGTTTTTATTTGCAGGATAAATTTGGAGATAAGCCTGCTGAGTTTGTTTTTGATAAAGACCATGGTGCCAGCAGTTCTTGGAATATACAGCATCGGTGGATAGACAGTACTAATAGAATAGTTAGCGGTACAGACTTTTTAAAAAAGGTGGAAGATTATATGCAGAAGCTGGATAATCTTGGCTATCGCCGCGTCACTCAATATACAGAAGAAAGCGCTCAACCTAATGTTACAAAGTGGTTGTTAAAGAATGGATATGAATTTACAGATAAAAGCAGTGCCGAACAGTATCAGAATATTATAGATCACCCAGATAATTATACGCTCATTAAAATTGATAATGGCGATGATATCACCAAGGAAGAATTCATTTTCCAAAAATCCGCTTTAGAAGAAGAGCCTTTAAGATCAGCATTGGCCAATAAAAATCCAGACGGCTCAGTTAGTTTCCGCTATAAGGAAATGCTCAAACTGCCAGGTTTCATCAATTTAAAACTAGAAAAAAACCTAACCCAAGAACCAGAAATAGAGGCTTGATTTATTTACGAAAAGTGATATAATTAACAAGTAATTAACCTACGCGCTGGAATATACTGCCGGCGTCGTGCAAAGGATCAAAGTATATGTTAACAAAGAAAGAAAAGGACGCGCTCATTAAGAAGTTCCAGGTTCACAAAGATGATACTGGCTCTCCGGAAGTTCAGATCGCTATTCTGACCAAAGAAATCGATCAGGTTAGCGAACACTTAAAGTTGCACCGCAAAGACAATCACTCTCGCCGCGGCTTGCTTAAAATGGTAGGAAATCGCCGCCGTTTGCTTCGCTACTTAAAGGGTGAAGATGAAAAGCGCTACGATAAGATTACTGATAAGCTTAAATTGAAGAAAGCTGTAAATTAATTTTAATATAGACCCCAGCTTTGGCGCTGCTTACTGGCGCTCGAGTTGGGGTTTAATAGCATATGGTGAATATAGAAGATATTGCGTGGGATCCCGAAGAGTTCGAAAAAACTTGGATTGCAACCGCAGAGAAAATTGTAAAAGAGCTAATGGCTAACGCGGAGATTCAGGGTGTTAAGGATCAGGTCCGTACTAAAGGTCATGTCACTGCAGAGGATCGCGACGTGTTTATAACTAAGGTGAATGAGATTAAAAATCACATCATCGAGGAGGCTTACGGCGCTCCTGGCTCGGAAACTTATCTGCAATTCGTGCATTCTTGGCAGCATTGGCTTAAGCTCAAAGGCAAAGATCGCCCGAAAGGCGAAAATATGTTCGAAGACAACATCAACCATTTACTGTATGGCAGCACTCCGGATCCGGATTTGTTTTTGCGCGACTTTAACATATATACCGACATTAAGTAATTATTAACCGTCTTTTAAAATTGATTGGCCGAGAAGGTTCCCAAGGTTTTGTTTCGCTAAGTTTAGCCGCCTGCTACAGTCGGGCCGGCACAGGAATAGCGGTGCAGGGCTTTGGAAATCTATCACTCAGGACCACTCTATAATAAAAGACTAAAGGAGACCTTATGGGTCTAAAAGAAATCACTGCAAATATTGCAGGACAGGAGTGGAAATTTGAGACCGGCAAGTTGGCCGGCCAGGCCAACGGCGCTGTAGTGGCGCGCGTGGGTGATACGGTAGTTTTAGCGACTGCTGTAATGAGTAAGGGTACCAGAGATGGTATCGACTTTTTTCCTCTATTAGTTGATTATGAGGAACGTCTTTATGCTGCCGGAAAAATCAAAGGCAGCCGCTGGGTTAAGCGTGAAGGACGCGCTACTGACGAAGCCATTTTAACCGGCCGCGTTATCGACCGTACTTTGCGTCCGATGTTTCCGGACGGCATGCGCAACGACGTTCAAGTGGTTGCCACTGTGCTTTCTGTAGACGGAGAGAATGATCCCGATATGATTGCGGTCAATGCAGCGGCGATGGCTCTGCATATTTCTGATATCCCTTTCGATGGCCCGATCGCTGCTGTTCGCGTAACCAAAATTGGCGATCAGTTTGTCGTTAATCCTACTATGAGCCAGCGCGAAGAAGCTGGTTTGGATTTGGTCGTTTGCGGAACAGCTGAACATATTATTATGGTTGAGGCCGGCGCGAATCTGGTTTCGGAAGAAGACATTGTTGCCGGCATCCAATTTGCTCAAAAGCATTTAGGCGAACTTTGCAAAGTGCAGAGCGACTTCCGCGCAGACAGCGGCAAAGAAAAGTCTCAGCCGATAATCAAAGATCTTAATCCCGATATTTTTGCAGCTGTAAAGGAACTTTTGACCGATGACAAAATCGAAGCCTCTGTTTACACGGTGATCAAAGCCGAACGCGAAGAAAAGATGCGCGCATTAGGAGAGGAAATTTTAACTCAAGTTAAAGCCGGTTTAGGGGAAAGCGGTCTTGATCAGCTAACTAAGGCGGGTTACAAGGTAGAAAAGGAAGTCGCTGGTAGTATCGACAAAATCTTCAAGAAGTATATGCAAAAGCAGATCTTAGAAAAAGAACGTCGCGTAGACGGACGCCGTTTAGACGAGACTCGCAAAATTACTGCAGAAGTTGGGGTGTTGCCCCGCGCCCATGGAAGCGCGCTGTTTACTCGTGGCGAAACCCAGATTCTTACAGTTATGACTTTGGGCAGCAAAGGCGACGAACAGCTGCTGGACGGCATGGAAGATCCTACCGAAGGCCGCAGTAAGCGCTATATTCATCACTATAACTTCCCGGGTTATAGCGTAGGCGAAGTTTCTCCAAACCGCGGTCCGGGCCGACGCGAAGTTGGCCATGGTGCTCTCGCCGAACGAGCAGTAGAAGTTGTGCTTCCTCCGCAGGCAGACTTCCCATACACTATGCGTTTAGTGTCCGAAACTATGTCTAGCAATGGCTCTACTTCTATGGCCTCTACCTGCGGCTCGACTTTGGCATTAATGGATGGCGGCGTGAAGATCCGTGAAGTAATCGGCGGTGTGGCTATGGGTTTGGTTATGGATGAAAGCAAT
It encodes:
- a CDS encoding C39 family peptidase, whose translation is MITRPQQSHRKPLLIVVTIMLLFGIGYLINKNLYNREEASWQVQQPATSTMVEEKPVPQPEPIKPIPPTLALDVPFTPQAPTANWDELHNEACEEASAIMAYAYFNDIASLPASYVETKISELTQWQTDNYGYYLSINNSEMVKMLREAFDLKAELVDMSEEAIKRALTDDKLVILPANGQMLGNPNFTPPGPIYHMLVIKGFNTNGFITNDPGTRRGKDYFYTYETLYNSNGNWSHTEHKVDLTDKQVIIVSK
- the rpsO gene encoding 30S ribosomal protein S15, with protein sequence MLTKKEKDALIKKFQVHKDDTGSPEVQIAILTKEIDQVSEHLKLHRKDNHSRRGLLKMVGNRRRLLRYLKGEDEKRYDKITDKLKLKKAVN
- a CDS encoding DUF167 domain-containing protein; translated protein: MKIIVIAKTAAREDKIESITQPALRLSDYKPQTPVYKVWVKALPVHGKSNVAISKLLANHFKVNASRVRLVAGRASKQKLFDIDIDS
- a CDS encoding rRNA pseudouridine synthase, translating into MLERVQKFISEAGVASRRKAEEFIKSGQVSINGRKAKLGDKVDPSKDEVKVYGKLVQPVTEKLYIAINKPRNTVVSKRDPQGRKTIFSFLPEDIRTKVHNIGRLDFETEGLLILTNDGDLTEQLAHPRYEHEKEYEVIPDTEPKPVQLERLKNGVDLPTGLTREAKVKVRSGKIYITIHEGKKRQVRRMFNSVGLGVHNLKRVRINKYTMPPDLAPGEFISIQKSDIL
- a CDS encoding tyrosine-type recombinase/integrase, which translates into the protein MANGIKKQRNSNETTTKKQDKKPHPLSNIDRHIQEFLEYCEIEKNKSRLTIQNYHHYLVRFSAFCHENGIAKPEQITLDTVRSYRLFLNRLTDERTGRALKSVTQNYHVIAVRAFLKYLAKRDIDTLSAEKIELAKTPSREVPVMSNDEVQRIKDATKHEELEVARLRDKAILELLFSSGVRISELVQLKIKQLNFDSGEFTVRGKGDKLRLVFMSPEAIRAIQMYLIKRHDNNPALFVSHSKIGNTVEKQMESIGGGRDAVPGLTARSVQRLVKKYAGLAGIMHKVTPHTFRHSFATDLLQNGADIRSVQTLLGHASITTTQIYTHVTNQQLREVHKKFHNKK
- a CDS encoding tRNA-dihydrouridine synthase; the protein is MNNFWKNLPKPFFALAPMYDVTDAAFRIIIAKYGKPDVFYTEFTSTDGLMSAGREKLLHHLQFSETEHPIVAQVFGTKPEKYFETAKLCRKLGFDGMDINMGCPDKNIIKGGSCAALYRTPDLAKEIVIASKLGWAAEEGQTYEDAMKNLKNIEELRDVPISVKIRIGDTVIDWESWIKKLLEAEPAAIGVHLRTRKEMSKVPAHWELMPEIVKFIHDNTTNQNRPRIIGNGDVENLTQAAARAQDSGCDGVMLGRAIFGNPWLFTEKESVRAGKPESLQITKPQKLQALLEHVELYGKIFTGLKPFDVMKRHFKAYIHGFDNAAELRAELYEYKTAEEVIEHIKTQN
- a CDS encoding HAD-IC family P-type ATPase, translated to MEKSKKTSSYWSLSVQDTTELLVTDITDGLSEEEAAARLQKYGRNAIEHGRHLSKLRIVLNQFKSPLIIVLLIAGVVTLLIGHYKDSIFIFIAAVVNTILGFYQENKAENALAKLKTYLKQEARVMRNGEEKQIDAKDVVVGDIMLLSQGDRVQGDGRIVFVNDFQVDEAVLTGESLPVTKSAEPVAFSASISDQDSMVFAGTLVTQGYATVIVTDTGLQTELGKISSLLAISSSEQTPLQKAVYKFSIYSSIILGLLTLVVFVVGILVGYSPLDMFLTSVAIAVSAIPEGLPVSMTVILAVGVERMARRKGVVRKLVAAEALGGTTVILTDKTGTLTMAKMVMSQLISVAVPAKKLLSYALSNANAIVENPEDAPEKWRIDGRIMEAALVRAAASEGMSYKQILSKRKVLQSWPFNSSQKYSATLIKDGGRILLIVLGAPDVLIHYSQATAKQKKQLTEQISSLAFSGERVLGLASKEISDKEQLELLKKLTLNNLSFDGLITFKDPIRPGIKSAIARVARAGVKTVILTGDHQGTAVAVAEEIGLEMKEGSVLDASELTGLKKQQLQKRLPYLKVISRVTPFDKLQIAKLLQESGEVVAMTGDGINDAPSIKQANVGIAMGSGTEVAQSVADLVLLDDNFETIVAAIEEGRQIIGNIRKVLVYLLSNVTDGLILIGSSLLLGLPLPLNALQILWVNFFADSFPAVAFAFEKDGDHLSVPPRNPNAGLFDPLMKFLIIVIGFSTSALLSVLYFVLTRAGLEAELVRTFIFAAFGTYTLILAFSVRSLEQSIFSYPLLSNKYLNSGVLIGFVLMAAAIYLPPLQNLFGTKSLSAVWIGGVLMVGILNILLIELAKYFFRRRR
- a CDS encoding polyribonucleotide nucleotidyltransferase, whose amino-acid sequence is MGLKEITANIAGQEWKFETGKLAGQANGAVVARVGDTVVLATAVMSKGTRDGIDFFPLLVDYEERLYAAGKIKGSRWVKREGRATDEAILTGRVIDRTLRPMFPDGMRNDVQVVATVLSVDGENDPDMIAVNAAAMALHISDIPFDGPIAAVRVTKIGDQFVVNPTMSQREEAGLDLVVCGTAEHIIMVEAGANLVSEEDIVAGIQFAQKHLGELCKVQSDFRADSGKEKSQPIIKDLNPDIFAAVKELLTDDKIEASVYTVIKAEREEKMRALGEEILTQVKAGLGESGLDQLTKAGYKVEKEVAGSIDKIFKKYMQKQILEKERRVDGRRLDETRKITAEVGVLPRAHGSALFTRGETQILTVMTLGSKGDEQLLDGMEDPTEGRSKRYIHHYNFPGYSVGEVSPNRGPGRREVGHGALAERAVEVVLPPQADFPYTMRLVSETMSSNGSTSMASTCGSTLALMDGGVKIREVIGGVAMGLVMDESNPNNFKVLTDIAGIEDFNGHMDFKVTGSENGVTALQLDIKVKGLTAQILADALAAAKPARMHILSVMKEALPEPRADLSPYAPRITSFMIKPDQIRDVIGSGGKTINGIIEQCPGVKIDIEDDGLVMVTSTDAEMAAKAVEIIKNITKEIVVGEVYEGKVVRLMDFGAFVELAPGKDGMVHVSQLANYRVGKPEDVVKLGDVLKVQVMEIDEQGRVNLTHKPFAPEPTAEQLAQASNGGGDRGGRGGFGGGRGGFGGRGGHGGGRGGDRHSGGPRSGFSQRAPRPNGANR